The nucleotide sequence CGGATTCCTGCAGCACCGACCGAGCCGATTCCAGGTCTTCCAGGACTTTCCGGTACACGCGATACTGATCCATCACCGGGGTCAGCTCGCGGTACTCCCGCCCGACTTCACGTAGTTTATTCGGATTCGTCGTTACGGCCGGGTCCGCCAGTTGACGGTCGAGGGATTCGAAGCGCCGAGCGATATTTTCGAGTTGACGGAGTAGCATGGAGGCATGGGAGAGGGAAGGGAGGAGAGGCGCCATCCTACGATCGAGGACAGCCTGGTCCGGCGCGCCTGCCAGGCCAGGGCGGTCCGACGAGCCAGGCGGACCAGGCGGACCAGGCGGACCAGGCGGACCAGGCGGACCAGCAACTTCGGCTGCGACCTACTCGTCGATTCCGTACTTCCTGTTGAAGCGTTCCACGCGGCCCGCGCTGTCGACCATTTTCTGCTTTCCGGTATAGAAGGGATGGCAGGCCGAACAGATCTCCACGTGGATCGTGTCAATCGTCGAGCGTGTCTGGAACGTATTGCCGCAGGC is from Gemmatimonadota bacterium and encodes:
- the rpmE gene encoding 50S ribosomal protein L31, producing MKTGIHPEYKEITVTCACGNTFQTRSTIDTIHVEICSACHPFYTGKQKMVDSAGRVERFNRKYGIDE